Proteins co-encoded in one endosymbiont 'TC1' of Trimyema compressum genomic window:
- a CDS encoding molybdenum cofactor guanylyltransferase: protein MITGIILSGGQSSRMGKNKSLLLYEGKPIIAYVVEAIRSFVKDVMVITNEPEFYSFLENVTFKEDIIKGKGPMGGIYTGLHYAETDLSFVVACDMPFIKGELIPFLEKRIGDAWGCIPFDGEYFETLAALYNKELEGFFYSFLKGEIKKLQYLLKGLNVVRVDDRIIYKEFGKHIFYNMNTQESYEKIKRETSNE from the coding sequence ATGATTACAGGGATTATATTATCAGGTGGACAAAGTAGTCGTATGGGTAAGAATAAAAGTTTGCTACTGTATGAAGGAAAGCCTATTATTGCCTATGTGGTAGAGGCTATTCGTTCATTTGTTAAAGATGTAATGGTTATTACAAATGAACCTGAGTTCTATAGTTTTTTAGAAAATGTTACTTTTAAGGAAGATATTATAAAAGGGAAAGGGCCTATGGGTGGTATTTACACTGGTCTTCACTATGCTGAAACGGATCTTTCCTTTGTAGTTGCTTGTGATATGCCTTTTATAAAGGGTGAACTGATTCCTTTTTTGGAAAAAAGAATTGGTGATGCATGGGGATGTATACCTTTTGACGGAGAGTACTTTGAGACTCTAGCTGCTTTATACAATAAGGAACTTGAAGGTTTTTTTTATTCTTTTTTGAAAGGCGAAATAAAAAAGCTTCAATACCTACTTAAAGGACTTAATGTAGTCAGAGTAGATGATAGGATAATTTATAAGGAGTTTGGAAAACACATTTTTTATAATATGAATACTCAAGAATCTTATGAAAAAATAAAAAGGGAAACCAGTAATGAATAG
- a CDS encoding GerMN domain-containing protein produces the protein MNSRKLVPVLTIAVLILAIIALFISCSKKDSNSKAILYYINGSSFKLVAVETYLGVPVTVEKVLEALFAGQDKGYLENLVPEGTKVLSATVEKNTLTLNLSKEFTKISRGLTSDNLLVMSVVSTAIDAAGVKQVKILIDGKEKPVFNNSVYLKSPIQKDSSLIE, from the coding sequence ATGAATAGTAGAAAACTTGTGCCTGTACTAACAATTGCTGTCTTAATATTAGCTATTATTGCTTTGTTTATTAGCTGTAGTAAGAAAGACAGCAATAGTAAAGCAATTTTATATTATATAAATGGTAGTAGTTTTAAATTAGTAGCTGTTGAAACTTATTTAGGCGTTCCTGTTACAGTCGAAAAAGTATTAGAAGCTTTGTTTGCTGGTCAAGATAAAGGGTATCTTGAAAACTTAGTACCAGAAGGCACTAAAGTACTTAGTGCTACAGTAGAAAAGAATACATTAACACTAAACCTATCAAAAGAATTTACCAAAATTAGCCGAGGACTAACTAGTGATAATTTGCTGGTGATGTCTGTTGTCAGTACAGCTATTGATGCTGCCGGTGTTAAACAAGTAAAGATTTTAATTGATGGTAAAGAAAAACCAGTATTTAATAATAGCGTATATCTTAAAAGTCCTATCCAAAAAGATAGTTCTTTGATAGAATAA